In Rubrivirga marina, the following are encoded in one genomic region:
- a CDS encoding sodium:solute symporter family protein — protein MSPLDWVIVVLVLGLTLGLAARFARRASRSTDEFFASGRSMPWWLAGTSMVATTFAADTPLAVAELVAQSGVAGNWLWWYAALGGMLTVFFFARLWQRSGVLTDVEFVELRYAGPPAAWLRGVKAVYFGLFANAIVIGWVVLAMSTVFRVLFPGMTVFGQSEIAGLDAPTVAVGGLMLLVGVYSLLSGLWGIAVTDAFQFTLAMVGSIALAWYALDLPEVGGVAGLRAALPADAFRFTPRLGNPVEGAATLALSGVAFAAYMGVQWWASWYPGAEPGGGGYVAQRMLAARSETDSVLAVLWFAIAHYCLRPWPWILVGLVALVLYPGLENPGEGYVMVMRDALPSGLLGLLFAAFLAAFMSTISTQLNWGTSYLVNDLYRRFMARGKSERHYVAVSRVLTFLLAIGGFGIATQLDSVSGAWGLLLSASAGIGLVLILRWYWWRVNAWSELTATVVPLLLVALQLVGLDVPFLTDPFPTNLFGIAAITTVAWLIVTFFTRPTPEPTLDAFYQRVRPGGPGWRPVAARNPGVEVDTGLGQLALQWLLGSAAVYAALFGVGWIVLGETLQGVVTLGAAIAAIAFLVRSLRAAGTPALVSAG, from the coding sequence ATGAGCCCGCTCGACTGGGTCATCGTCGTCCTCGTCCTGGGCCTCACGCTGGGGCTCGCCGCCCGGTTCGCCCGGCGCGCCTCGCGCTCGACCGACGAGTTCTTCGCCTCCGGCCGGTCGATGCCGTGGTGGCTGGCCGGCACGAGCATGGTCGCGACGACGTTCGCCGCCGACACGCCGCTCGCCGTCGCCGAGCTTGTGGCCCAGTCCGGCGTGGCCGGCAACTGGCTGTGGTGGTACGCGGCCCTCGGCGGGATGCTGACCGTGTTCTTCTTCGCCCGGCTGTGGCAGCGGAGCGGCGTCCTCACCGACGTCGAGTTCGTCGAGCTCCGGTACGCCGGTCCGCCGGCCGCGTGGCTCCGCGGGGTGAAGGCCGTCTACTTCGGGCTGTTCGCGAACGCCATCGTCATCGGGTGGGTCGTGCTCGCCATGTCGACCGTCTTCCGGGTCCTCTTCCCCGGCATGACCGTGTTCGGCCAGAGCGAGATTGCCGGCCTCGACGCGCCGACGGTGGCGGTCGGCGGGCTGATGCTGCTCGTCGGCGTGTACTCGCTGCTGTCGGGGCTGTGGGGGATCGCCGTGACCGACGCGTTCCAGTTCACGCTCGCCATGGTCGGGTCGATCGCGCTCGCGTGGTACGCCCTCGACCTCCCCGAGGTGGGCGGGGTCGCCGGGCTCCGGGCCGCGCTCCCGGCCGACGCGTTCCGCTTCACGCCCCGCCTCGGCAACCCGGTCGAGGGGGCTGCGACGCTCGCCCTCAGCGGCGTCGCGTTCGCGGCCTACATGGGCGTCCAGTGGTGGGCCAGTTGGTACCCCGGCGCCGAGCCCGGCGGCGGCGGCTACGTCGCCCAGCGGATGCTGGCCGCCCGGAGCGAGACCGACTCCGTCCTCGCCGTCCTCTGGTTCGCCATCGCCCACTACTGCCTCCGGCCGTGGCCGTGGATCCTCGTCGGGCTGGTCGCGCTCGTGCTCTACCCCGGCCTCGAGAACCCCGGCGAGGGCTACGTCATGGTCATGCGTGATGCGCTCCCGTCGGGCCTGCTCGGTCTGCTCTTCGCCGCGTTCCTAGCCGCGTTCATGTCGACGATCTCGACGCAGCTCAACTGGGGCACGAGCTACCTCGTGAACGATCTGTACCGGCGGTTCATGGCGCGGGGGAAGAGCGAGCGCCACTACGTCGCGGTCTCCCGCGTCCTCACCTTCCTCCTCGCGATCGGCGGGTTCGGGATCGCGACGCAGCTCGACTCGGTGTCCGGCGCGTGGGGACTCCTGCTGAGCGCCTCGGCCGGGATCGGGCTCGTGCTCATCCTCCGCTGGTACTGGTGGCGCGTCAACGCGTGGAGCGAGCTGACGGCGACGGTCGTCCCGCTGCTCCTCGTGGCGCTCCAGCTCGTCGGGCTCGACGTCCCGTTCCTGACCGACCCGTTCCCGACGAACCTGTTCGGGATCGCGGCGATCACGACGGTCGCGTGGCTGATCGTCACGTTCTTCACGCGGCCGACGCCCGAGCCGACGCTCGACGCGTTCTACCAGCGCGTCCGGCCCGGCGGACCCGGCTGGCGACCCGTCGCTGCGCGGAACCCCGGGGTCGAGGTCGACACGGGACTGGGCCAGCTCGCGCTCCAGTGGCTGCTGGGGAGCGCCGCCGTCTACGCCGCCCTGTTCGGCGTCGGGTGGATCGTCCTCGGCGAGACGCTCCAGGGAGTCGTCACGCTCGGCGCCGCGATCGCCGCGATCGCGTTCCTCGTCCGATCGCTGCGGGCGGCCGGCACGCCCGCGCTCGTCAGCGCAGGATGA